CGGAGCGCAGGCCCGTAAACGGCCCCGGTCCCACTCCGGTGACGATTGCATCGATATCGGTGCCCGTGACGCCCGCTCCGGCCAGGAGCTTTTCGATCCCGGGAGCCAGGACTTCGGCATGGCTGCGGGTGTCCTCAGTTGCGAAGGAATCCACCACGCTTTCCATGGCGTCGTCGGAAATCAGTGCGGCACTGGCTACCGCGGAGGTGTCTATGGCCAGGATCAGCATCAGTTGCCTTTCTCTGGTGACGGGGTTTCAAGAAGCCGCGGAACTTCGGCCCAGCGGGGACCGTATCCACGGAAAACCAGGGTGCGGGGTTCGTCGTCGTCATCGGTATCGAAGTCCATGACGTCGCCGGCTGCTGCGGCGTCGGTTGCCGGACTCTCCCCACCTACAGACCTGTGCAGGTCAACCTCCAGGCGGCTGTCCGAGAGGTGCTCCACCCGGTCCCGGCCCCACTCCACCACGGTGACCGCGGTGTCCATGGTGTTCTCCAGATCGATGTCGTCGATCTCCGCGGCCGATTCCAGCCGGTAAGCATCCACATGGACCAGGTCCGGGCCGCCGGGCCTGGGGCCATCGGCGAGATTGGGATGGATCCGGACCAACACGAACGTGGGGGAAATGATGCCGGCGCGGACGCCAAGGCCTTCGCCCAGCCCCTGGGTGAACGTCGTCTTTCCGGCACCCAGTTCGCCCGTCAGGACCAGGAGATCCCCGGCCTCAAGCACCCCGCCCACAGCTGCTGCGAGCGCATGCGTCTGCTCCGCCGTCGTGACCGTCAGGGTGCGCTCCCATTGGGGTTCGCTCACAGTGCTGCCGTCTCTGTCGCGTGGCCGGCAGCCTTGTGGGCCTCTGCCTGCGCAGGCACCTCGTTGATGTAAGTGCGCGGCACCCGAGGGCTGATGCGGGTAACAATCTCATAGTTGTTGGTCCCCGCGGCCGCGGCCCAGTCGTCAGCCGTGGGACCGCCGTCGGCACCGTCGCCGAGCATGACGGCTTCGGCGCCCTTGAAAGCCGCTGCCTCGTCCGACGTCAGTGCTCCGAGGTCAATGACCATCTGGTCCATCGCGATCCTGCCCACTACGGGGTAGTTGGTGCCGTTGACGCGGACCGGGCCGCCGGTGCCAATGCGCGGGACACCGTCGGCGTAGCCCAACGGCACCAGGCCCAGCGTGCTTTCCCCGCTGGTCCGGTAGTTGAGGCCGTAGGAGACACCCTGACCCTCGGGGACCTTCTTGCAGTTGGACAGGAGCGTGCGGACTGTCATGGCCGGGTGCAGGCCAAGTTCGGCAGAAGTTGCCCCTTCGAAGGGCGAGAGTCCGTAGATGCCGAGGCCCACGCGCACAAGATCGAAGTGTGAGTCCGGGCGGGACAGCGTGGCAGGGGTATTGGCGATATGCCGGACTTCCATGTCCACTCCGGCGTCCTCGGCCATGGCGATTGCTTCACGGAAGACGGCCAGTTGCTCATCGGTTTCCGGCCGGTGCGGCTCGTCAGCCACAGCGAGGTGCGAGAAGATACCCACCACGCGCAGCAGGCCTTGATCCTGGTACTCCATGGCCTGGCCAACCAATTGATCCCAATCGGCAATGGGGCAGCCGTTGCGTCCCAGGCCGGTATCCACCTTGAGGTGGACGCGTGCGGGCCGTTCCTGTTCGCGGGCTGCCGCGACCACGGCGTCCAACTCCCAGCCGGAAATTCCGACGTCGATGCCGGCGGCCACTGCCGCTTGGAAGTTGCTTTCACGGGTGTGCAGCCACGCGAGCAGCGGGGCATCCACTCCGGCAGCGCGCAAGGCGAGCGCCTCGGAGATGTGCGCGACACCGAGCCAGGCGGCCCCGGCGTCGAGCGCTGCGCGTGCCACCTGGACGGCTCCGTGACCGTAAGCGTCCGCCTTCACCACGGCCATGACCGTAGCAGGGGACGCGATGGCGACGAACTGACGCACGTTGTGCCGCACGGCTTCGAGGTCAATCACGGCGGAGCGTTCCAGCACCGCCGACTTTGCTATGGAGGCTTTCGACCCGATACCGATTTCTGCAGCTGCTTCGTAAGTCACCCTAGAGATTCTAGTGGTGCCGGTGAATTCGGGTTAACTGCCGGCCGGCCGATGCCCCGCAGCGCGTCGGGATGGCGCGCCGGGACTGCGCGTCCGTACTGCGCGTCGCTACTGCGCGTCCGACAAATGCGCGATGGTGGCCCGTGCGCGTCGCTGCGCTTCCGCCGGGATGTCTTTGACGATGGGTTCCAAGAACGCGAACCGCCGAAGCCACTGGCTGGACTGGCGTTCCTTCCGCGCGTTGGCCCGCTGCCACCAGTCGGCGATGTCACCCCACCCGGGGGCCGCCAGCGAACCGCCCACCTCCTGGACGGCCAGCGAGGCGCAGAGGTTCGCGAACCGGAGCCTGTCCCCCAACCTCCACCCCGCCAGGCACCCCACAATGAAGGCAGCCCCAAAACAGTCGCCCGCACCGGTGGGATCGTAGGCGGACACCGGCAGGGAAGGCACCCATTCCTCCTCGCCGGTCTCGGAGTCCAGCGCCACGGCACCCTGCGGGCCGAGCGTCACCACGGCCACGGGGACCCGGTCTGCCAAGGAGTACAGCGCCGCCCAAGGGTCTGCCTTGCCGGTAAAGGCCATGGCTTCGGGCGCGTTGGGCAGGAAGGCATGGAAGTTTTCCAAAAGATCCAGGCGCCGTTCGGACCACTCCCCCGTGGGATCCCAGCCCACCACGCCAAAAAGCTTGGTGCCCCCTTCCTTGGCCGCGAGCATCCACGGTTCCAGTTCCTCACCCAGGTCAGCGACGGCGGCGAGCGCCTTGGGCGGTTGTCCGATCAGCTCGGAGGAACTGATCGGGGCAGGGTGCCCGTGGGTGACCATGGACCGGTCCTGGTTGACGCAGAGGGAAACGGTGACAGGTGAGTGCCAGCCCGGCACTTTTCGTGACAGCGAGAGGTCCACGTGTTCCTGGCTTTCAAGGATCTGCCAGTTGTAGTCGCCGTACCCGTCGTCCCCGAAGGTCGCGGCAAGGTTGGTGCGCAGGCCCAGGCGGGCAGCGGCGATGGCTTGGTTGGCTACCCCACCCGGGCAGCTTCCCATGCCCTCGCTCCAGATCTCCGTGCCGGGTTCAGGGGAGTGCGGAAGACCAGTGAAGATGATGTCCTGGAAGACCGTTCCGGTCAGGAGGAGGTCGCACTGCTGGTCGGCAGTGGACCGTAGGGAAGCAAGGGGATCAAAACGTCGCTGGGGCATAGCGTCCATGCACCGCAGACTACGCTGCACCGTACTGGGCTGCATAGATGTGGAGGCCTGCATAGACTCGGGTCATGCGGCTCATGATTGCCGGTGGCGGCGGCTTCCGGGTACCCCTTGTTTACCGGGCTTTATGCGCGGGTCCGTTTGCCGGGCTGGTGGACGAGTTGGTGCTGTACGACGTCGACGCCGCACGGCTGGCAGCCATCGAAGCCGTGATTGGAGACATGCCCCCGGCGGGCGGTTCCACGCCCGTCGTCGTAGTGTCCACGGACCTGCGGGAGGCCCTCACCGGGGCGGACATGGTCTTTGCTGCCATCCGGCCGGGTGGCACTGCCGGAAGGATCGCCGACGAACGCGTGGCCTTGGACCTGGGGTTGCTCGGGCAGGAGACTACAGGCGCCGGCGGCATCTCCTATGCCCTCCGTTCCATCCCCCGCATGCTGGAACTCGCCCGGGCGATGCGACGACATTGCCCCGAGGCGTGGCTCATCAATTTCACCAACCCCGCCGGCATGGTCACCGAAGCACTGGAGCCAGTGCTGGGGCGCAAAGTGATCGGAATCTGCGATTCCGCTGGTGGCCTGGTGCAGCGGGCGGCGCGGGCTGTTGGCGCGCCACTGACAGAAGGAACGCTCGACGGCGTGGGCTACTTCGGCCTGAACCACCTCGGCTGGCTTTATCGGCTGGCACCGGGCGGGCAGGATCTGTTGCCGGGCCTGCTTTCCGACCATGCCGCCCTTGAGTCCATGGAAGAGGGCAGGCTGTTTGGGCAGCACACCTTGCTGCAGCTTGGCTGCCTGCCCAACGAATACCTGTACTACTACTACCAAACGGCGCAGGCTACCGACGCCATCCGCCGGCAGCAGGAAACCCGTGGGGCGTCCATCCATCACCAGCAGAGTGCCCTGTATCCAGCCCTGGCCAAGGCACCGCACGCCTTTGAGCTGTGGGACAGCGCCCGCCGGTCCCGCGAGGAAGGTTACCTGGCCGAGGCCCGCACGCATGGAGAGCAACGGGACGAGTCTGATCTCGCAGGCGGCGGCTATGAGCGGGTGGCATTGTCCGTGATGCGTGCTCTGTCAGGCGGTGGTTCTGCCCAGCTGATTCTGAACGTGCCCAACTCGCCGGTGTCAGCAGTCGGCCTGGCCACAGCGGACGTGGCCGTGCCCGGGCTGCCGGCGGACGCCGTCGTCGAGGTACCCTGCGAGGTAACGCCCGACGGCGCGTTGCCGCTTACGCAAGCTCGGCCGGGCGGGCAGTTCCTCACGCTGATGCAGCACGTCAAGGAAGTGGAACGACTGACCATCCGCGCAGTGGTGCATGGAGAGCGCAGCGCTGCCGTTGGTGCCTTCGCCGCGCATCCCTTGATCGGCTCGGCGGAGCTGGGCGAACAACTCCTCACCGGATACGAGGCAGCCTTTCCCGATCTGGGGCAGTTGTGGGGCCCTACAGCTTCCGATACATGACGTGCAGGCCGACGTACCCGATCTCCGGGTGGTCAAAGGCTTCAGGGACCGTAGCGAGGATCCGGAAGCCCATGGACTGCCACAGCCACACTGCCCGGACGTTGCTCTCCACCACGGCATTGTACTGCATGGCGTAGAAGCCGGCCGCCTTGGCCTCACTCAGCGAATAGGCGCACAGTGCGCGGGCGATGCCCTGGCCTGAATTGTTCGCCCCCACCATGTACCCGGCGTTGGCAATGTGGCTGCCGCCGCCGGCTTGGTTGGCGTGGAACTCCCCTGTTCCAAGGATCTGGCCCGTGTCCTTGCCCACGGCCACGAACGTCTGGCCGGGAGCGTCCTTGGTCCACTTGTCCCTGGCCGTTTCCTCGGAGGTGTCGCGATCCCAGGTGAAGGTCTCGCCGTCGCGGATCACCGGCTCCAGGATGGCCCAGATACCGGGCCAGTCTTCAGGGGTGGCTTTGCGGATGTCGAAAGTCTGTTCTTGGCTCACAGCGGCCACGCTAGCAGCCTTGTCCACATAGCCGGGTTGCCGTGGGATGGCTTTGATCAGCAGGAGTAGTGTTTTCTGCAGGGCAAAGGCGTGTTTGCTGTTTGCCGTTTGCCGTTTGCCGTGAGTATCAGGAGGAATGCGGTGCCGTTGATCCGTCGTGTGGCGTTCCTGTCCTTGCACACCTCCCCCATGGAGCAGCCGGGTGCCGGAGATGCCGGTGGGATGAACGTCTACGTCCGGGCGTTGGCCATGGCACTCGCGGAGTCCGGGGTGGAGGTGGAGATCTTTACCCGTTCCACCAAAGCGGGCCAACCCGCCGTCGAACATCCAGGGCCCGGCGTCTGCGTCCACAACGTCATGGCCGGGCCGCGCCGGAAACTGCCCAAGGAAGAGCTGCCCGCCCTCCTGCATCAGATGGTGGAAGAAATTGACAGGATCCGGGGAAGCCAACTTCACGGCCGCTACGATGCCATCCATTCGCACTACTGGGTTTCCGGGGTGGCAGGGCTTGAGTTGTCCCAGCTTTGGGGTGTTCCGCTGGTCCACACCATGCACACCATGGCCAAGGTCAAAAACCTGGTCCTCGAATCCGGTGAACGCCCCGAGCCCCGACGCCGCGAAGAGGGTGAGCAGCGGATCGTCGATGGCGCAGCCCGCCTGGTGGCCAATACGCCTGCCGAGGCCGAAGAACTGGTTTCCCACTACGGGGCCGATCTTGACCGGATCGACGTCGCCCCGCCAGGCGTGGACCTCAAAGTGTTCACACCGTCCTTCCGGCGGAAGTCACGTTCCTTGCGGGATGTCAGGCCGGACAGTTTCCATATCCTCTTCGCCGGCCGCATCCAGCGGCTCAAGGGCCCCCAGGTGTTCGTCAAAGCCGCAGGAATCCTGCGCAAGCGCCGGCCGGACATTGACCTTGAGATGACCATCCTGGGATCTCTGAGCGGGGCCAAGGATTTCAACCTTCAGCACATCATCGAAGACGCCGGACTGGCCGACGTCGTCACTCACCGGCCGCCTGTAGTGGCGCCGGAGCTGGCCAGTTGGTTCCGTTCAGCAGACGTCGTGGTCATGCCGTCGTTCAGCGAATCCTTCGGTTTGGTGGCCTTGGAAGCACAAGCGTGCGGTACACCCGTGGTCGCTACCAACGTGGGCGGCCTGTCCCGCGCCATTTCCGACGGGCGAACGGGCATGCTGGTGGACGGGCACGACCCCTCCGACTGGGCAGACGCCCTGGAAGACCTCTACGATGACGTCCAGACCCGGGAAGACATGGGCCGGTTGGCCGCTACCCATGCCGAATCCTTCGGATGGCAGCGGACGGCAGCCATCACCCTGGAAAGCTACCGCGAAGCAGTAGGTGGCTTGCTGGTTCCCCGGCGCTGAGTCGTCGCCGGATCCCCCGCCGGGACTGATAGATTGTCGCGCACAGCGAACCAACGCCTGCAGCACCAACCCCGCTGCGGGGACACCCAGCCGAAGGACAACGATGTCTGAGAACAAGGTCATGTCTGATCTTGAAATTGCCCGCAACGCCACCATCCTGCCCATTGTGGACATCGCCCAACGCGCGGGCATCACAGTGGATGCCCTTGAGTTGTATGGGCCCTATAAGGCCAAGATCAATCCGGCCAAGTTGGTACTCCCGGCCCGCACGGCACCTGGCAAGGTGGTACTCGTGTCCGCCATGTCCCCCACCCCGGCCGGTGAAGGGAAGTCCACCACCACCGTGGGGCTAGCAGACTCACTGGCACGCGCCGGACACAAAGTGATGATCGCCCTGCGCGAGCCCTCCTTGGGTCCCATTCTGGGCATGAAGGGCGGAGCCACCGGCGGTGGCTACTCGCAGGTGTTGCCCATGGACGACATCAACCTGCACTTCACCGGCGACTTCCACGCGATCACATCCGCCAACAACGCCCTCATGGCCCTGGTGGACAACCATATTTTCCAGGGCAACGAACTCGGTATCGATCCCCGCCGCATAGCGTTCAAACGCGTGCTGGACATGAACGACCGCTCGCTGCGGGAAGTGGTCATCGGCCTCGGCGGCCCCGTGCAGGGCGTGCCCCGGCAGGACGGCTTCGACATCACCGTCGCGTCCGAAATCATGGCGGTCTTTTGCCTGGCGACGGACTTGGACGATCTCCGCTCGCGGCTGGGCCGGATCACTTTTGGCTACACCTACGATCGCGCGCCGGTCACCGTTGCCGACCTCGGCGTCGAGGGTGCCCTGACCATGCTGTTGAAGGACGCCATCAAGCCCAACCTCGTCCAGACCATCGCCGGGACACCTGCTGTGGTTCACGGTGGCCCGTTCGCGAACATCGCCCACGGCTGCAACTCGTTGATCGCCACCAGCACGGCCATGCAACTCGCCGACATCGTGGTCACCGAAGCCGGATTCGGAGCAGACCTCGGCGCCGAAAAGTACATGGACATCAAGGCGAGAATCGCCGCGGTGGCGCCATCCGCCGTCGTGGTGGTTGCGACCATCAGGGCCCTCAAGATGCAGGGTGGGGTTCCCAAGGACCAACTCAGCCAACCGAACGTCGAGGCCATGGCCGCCGGGGTGGAGAACCTCCGGAGGCACGTCCGCAACGTCGCTAAGTTTGGCATCTCCCCCATCGTGTCGATCAACAAGTTCGCCACGGACACCTCCGCGGAACTGGAGTGGCTGCTCGCCTGGTGCGCCGCGGAAGGTGTGGAAGCCGCCGTCGCCGATGTCTGGGGCCGGGGCGGAGGAGGCGACGGCGGTGACGACCTCGCTGCCAAGGTGGCAGCTGCGCTGGACGCGCCCTCCGATTTCCACCACCTCTACCCGCTGGAAATCCCTGTGGAGGATAAGATCCGGACCATCGTGCAGGAGATCTACGGGGCCGACGGCGTCGAGTTCTCGGTTCCTGCCCTGAAGCGCCTCGCGGAGATCGAAAAGAACGGCTGGTCCGACTTCCCCGTCTGCATGGCCAAGACACAGTATTCCTTCACGGACGACGCCTCCCGGCTGGGGGCACCGAAGGGATTCACAGTGCACGTCCGGGAGCTGATCCCCAAGACCGGCGCCGGGTTCATTGTCGCGTTGACCGGCGCTGTCATGACCATGCCCGGACTGCCCAAGGAGCCGGCCGCCATGCGCATGGATGTGGACGCTGAAGGCCAACCCACGGGCCTCTTCTAGCCGTCTCCCACATCCCGCGCCCTTCCAGACCCACGCTCTCTCACATCCCGCGCCCTTCAGACCCACGCTCTCTCACATCCCGCGCCCTTCCAGACCCACCGTCTCTCACATCCCGCGCCCTTCAGACCCACGCTCTCTCACATCCCGCGCCCTTCCAGACCCACCGTCTCTCACATCCCGCGCCCTTCAGACCCACGCTCTCTCACTCTTTTAGGAAAAGTGAGCGAGCGTCCACCCCAAACCCGAGGGACGTGAGAGAAGGTTCGGGAAACGACAAACGCCCCCGTATCGGATACGGGGGCGTTCGTCGTAGCAGGGGTGTTTAGCGCTCGATGTCGCCGCGGATGAAGGCTTCAACCTTGTCGCGGGCGAGGTCGTCGTTGAACTGCTCCGGCGGGGACTTCATGAAGTAGCTGGAAGCGGAAAGCAGCGGGCCGCCGATGCCGCGGTCCAGGCCGATCTTGGCGGCACGGATGGCGTCGATGATGACACCTGCGGAGTTCGGGGAATCCCACACCTCGAGCTTGTATTCGAGGGACACCGGGGCGTCACCGAAGTTGCGGCCTTCGAGGCGGACGAAGGCCCACTT
Above is a genomic segment from Arthrobacter sp. YN containing:
- a CDS encoding GNAT family N-acetyltransferase — protein: MAAVSQEQTFDIRKATPEDWPGIWAILEPVIRDGETFTWDRDTSEETARDKWTKDAPGQTFVAVGKDTGQILGTGEFHANQAGGGSHIANAGYMVGANNSGQGIARALCAYSLSEAKAAGFYAMQYNAVVESNVRAVWLWQSMGFRILATVPEAFDHPEIGYVGLHVMYRKL
- a CDS encoding 6-phospho-beta-glucosidase, whose translation is MRLMIAGGGGFRVPLVYRALCAGPFAGLVDELVLYDVDAARLAAIEAVIGDMPPAGGSTPVVVVSTDLREALTGADMVFAAIRPGGTAGRIADERVALDLGLLGQETTGAGGISYALRSIPRMLELARAMRRHCPEAWLINFTNPAGMVTEALEPVLGRKVIGICDSAGGLVQRAARAVGAPLTEGTLDGVGYFGLNHLGWLYRLAPGGQDLLPGLLSDHAALESMEEGRLFGQHTLLQLGCLPNEYLYYYYQTAQATDAIRRQQETRGASIHHQQSALYPALAKAPHAFELWDSARRSREEGYLAEARTHGEQRDESDLAGGGYERVALSVMRALSGGGSAQLILNVPNSPVSAVGLATADVAVPGLPADAVVEVPCEVTPDGALPLTQARPGGQFLTLMQHVKEVERLTIRAVVHGERSAAVGAFAAHPLIGSAELGEQLLTGYEAAFPDLGQLWGPTASDT
- the alr gene encoding alanine racemase; amino-acid sequence: MTYEAAAEIGIGSKASIAKSAVLERSAVIDLEAVRHNVRQFVAIASPATVMAVVKADAYGHGAVQVARAALDAGAAWLGVAHISEALALRAAGVDAPLLAWLHTRESNFQAAVAAGIDVGISGWELDAVVAAAREQERPARVHLKVDTGLGRNGCPIADWDQLVGQAMEYQDQGLLRVVGIFSHLAVADEPHRPETDEQLAVFREAIAMAEDAGVDMEVRHIANTPATLSRPDSHFDLVRVGLGIYGLSPFEGATSAELGLHPAMTVRTLLSNCKKVPEGQGVSYGLNYRTSGESTLGLVPLGYADGVPRIGTGGPVRVNGTNYPVVGRIAMDQMVIDLGALTSDEAAAFKGAEAVMLGDGADGGPTADDWAAAAGTNNYEIVTRISPRVPRTYINEVPAQAEAHKAAGHATETAAL
- the mshA gene encoding D-inositol-3-phosphate glycosyltransferase, whose amino-acid sequence is MPLIRRVAFLSLHTSPMEQPGAGDAGGMNVYVRALAMALAESGVEVEIFTRSTKAGQPAVEHPGPGVCVHNVMAGPRRKLPKEELPALLHQMVEEIDRIRGSQLHGRYDAIHSHYWVSGVAGLELSQLWGVPLVHTMHTMAKVKNLVLESGERPEPRRREEGEQRIVDGAARLVANTPAEAEELVSHYGADLDRIDVAPPGVDLKVFTPSFRRKSRSLRDVRPDSFHILFAGRIQRLKGPQVFVKAAGILRKRRPDIDLEMTILGSLSGAKDFNLQHIIEDAGLADVVTHRPPVVAPELASWFRSADVVVMPSFSESFGLVALEAQACGTPVVATNVGGLSRAISDGRTGMLVDGHDPSDWADALEDLYDDVQTREDMGRLAATHAESFGWQRTAAITLESYREAVGGLLVPRR
- a CDS encoding carbohydrate kinase family protein gives rise to the protein MDAMPQRRFDPLASLRSTADQQCDLLLTGTVFQDIIFTGLPHSPEPGTEIWSEGMGSCPGGVANQAIAAARLGLRTNLAATFGDDGYGDYNWQILESQEHVDLSLSRKVPGWHSPVTVSLCVNQDRSMVTHGHPAPISSSELIGQPPKALAAVADLGEELEPWMLAAKEGGTKLFGVVGWDPTGEWSERRLDLLENFHAFLPNAPEAMAFTGKADPWAALYSLADRVPVAVVTLGPQGAVALDSETGEEEWVPSLPVSAYDPTGAGDCFGAAFIVGCLAGWRLGDRLRFANLCASLAVQEVGGSLAAPGWGDIADWWQRANARKERQSSQWLRRFAFLEPIVKDIPAEAQRRARATIAHLSDAQ
- a CDS encoding formate--tetrahydrofolate ligase; this translates as MSENKVMSDLEIARNATILPIVDIAQRAGITVDALELYGPYKAKINPAKLVLPARTAPGKVVLVSAMSPTPAGEGKSTTTVGLADSLARAGHKVMIALREPSLGPILGMKGGATGGGYSQVLPMDDINLHFTGDFHAITSANNALMALVDNHIFQGNELGIDPRRIAFKRVLDMNDRSLREVVIGLGGPVQGVPRQDGFDITVASEIMAVFCLATDLDDLRSRLGRITFGYTYDRAPVTVADLGVEGALTMLLKDAIKPNLVQTIAGTPAVVHGGPFANIAHGCNSLIATSTAMQLADIVVTEAGFGADLGAEKYMDIKARIAAVAPSAVVVVATIRALKMQGGVPKDQLSQPNVEAMAAGVENLRRHVRNVAKFGISPIVSINKFATDTSAELEWLLAWCAAEGVEAAVADVWGRGGGGDGGDDLAAKVAAALDAPSDFHHLYPLEIPVEDKIRTIVQEIYGADGVEFSVPALKRLAEIEKNGWSDFPVCMAKTQYSFTDDASRLGAPKGFTVHVRELIPKTGAGFIVALTGAVMTMPGLPKEPAAMRMDVDAEGQPTGLF
- the tsaE gene encoding tRNA (adenosine(37)-N6)-threonylcarbamoyltransferase complex ATPase subunit type 1 TsaE: MSEPQWERTLTVTTAEQTHALAAAVGGVLEAGDLLVLTGELGAGKTTFTQGLGEGLGVRAGIISPTFVLVRIHPNLADGPRPGGPDLVHVDAYRLESAAEIDDIDLENTMDTAVTVVEWGRDRVEHLSDSRLEVDLHRSVGGESPATDAAAAGDVMDFDTDDDDEPRTLVFRGYGPRWAEVPRLLETPSPEKGN